The Flavobacteriales bacterium genome includes a window with the following:
- a CDS encoding T9SS type A sorting domain-containing protein, with product MKYLIIIILAFGVNSLKAQNLLDSTVYESRIEQPNRSIFPDFDTDGDLDIVQSSTEGTFLMNHEGDFYFKKEKLVGISNDFQILASSDFDEDGKLDFLGSQDSTWIIYFQGNNLNFTPYSLNYKGAFLNYDLLDINGDNKDDILLGSDTGIVQLTNNGNQTFSELIIDTQITNTPVKWHDMNTDGTWDILCTEKVDSFMYLQYLSNANSQSKIILDSVQVFANLSSWQVDLKVQANQLFIKDIDYNGSQEFILVYKQGLNLNSIIFNYSNQTVQNRKKQALSIGAQYFVEADFQDYNNDSLVDIYLYNHDFCSANEIGTTIGVMDSNWNYTFTPELQVISLGYHEKMFYTKMIDFDQDGEMDIYKNIHPYNAMEIKTMSKGNYQLNKLPQYREAKFSSTNNGNLYGAEVNERGQLIFSHRNANGFKQHKVIHEMWLYGMEIQLEFKKSPNYPYQVLVLNHRKNYQFEVRESFAWRIDGNHQLQPISLEPSHLTGGFYRNIYPTEFNNDGMIDFVAVLNGKLFKYQANNIQGGFIKSVLYQHVSVQNATYFYAKDLNGDGWEDIIYQTASALHILWMNNGAVQSSSVRNNIGAEKLLAIADYDHDGNVDLLRSTDYFSFDANSASQISYSPQYPINIGSHFQGGGFWDSDNLYDPVFNNNGNSILSISTMDTTYNFGAKTNYFFDSFDYDSDGQNDWVAVPKISYGYPTHNANNESAIVYRSNIMVPIINYNMNQSSYLVGDTCFVTVQQNPYEVLSFYKNGNFVSDSTFVWKDILSQSSTQLQMMLQSPFGKDSLNITILATEVGIDENDQQEIDIYPNPTHGVLHINSDAQLWKRMSIHGMSGKLLMQSTYKNQWDISQLSKGVYFLKLSNGSKSVVTKIQRVN from the coding sequence ATGAAATACTTGATTATTATAATTTTAGCATTTGGGGTAAACAGTTTGAAAGCTCAAAATCTATTAGACTCTACGGTTTATGAGAGTAGAATAGAGCAACCTAACCGCAGTATTTTTCCCGATTTTGATACCGATGGAGATTTAGACATCGTTCAATCTTCTACGGAAGGAACTTTCCTGATGAATCATGAAGGAGATTTTTATTTTAAAAAAGAAAAATTAGTAGGAATTTCTAATGATTTCCAGATTTTAGCTTCATCGGATTTTGACGAGGATGGAAAACTGGATTTTTTAGGTTCTCAAGATAGTACTTGGATCATCTATTTTCAGGGAAATAATTTGAACTTCACACCGTATAGTCTTAATTATAAAGGGGCATTTTTAAATTACGACCTTCTAGACATCAATGGTGATAATAAAGATGATATTTTGTTAGGAAGTGATACAGGAATAGTCCAACTGACAAACAATGGAAATCAAACCTTTTCTGAACTGATCATAGATACGCAGATAACGAATACTCCCGTAAAATGGCATGATATGAATACCGATGGTACTTGGGATATTCTTTGTACAGAAAAAGTGGATAGTTTTATGTATCTACAATATTTATCTAATGCAAATAGTCAGAGTAAAATTATTTTAGATTCTGTACAAGTTTTCGCAAATCTTTCGAGCTGGCAAGTGGATTTAAAAGTGCAAGCAAATCAGCTTTTTATAAAAGATATTGACTATAATGGGAGTCAAGAATTTATCTTGGTTTACAAACAAGGTTTGAATCTAAACTCTATCATATTTAACTATTCAAACCAAACAGTACAGAATAGAAAAAAGCAAGCTTTAAGCATAGGAGCACAGTATTTTGTTGAGGCTGATTTTCAGGATTACAACAATGATTCCTTGGTGGATATTTACTTGTATAATCACGATTTTTGCTCTGCAAATGAGATCGGAACTACTATTGGAGTCATGGACTCAAACTGGAATTACACTTTTACACCAGAGCTTCAAGTGATTTCCTTAGGATATCATGAGAAAATGTTCTATACCAAAATGATAGATTTTGATCAGGATGGAGAAATGGATATTTACAAGAATATTCATCCTTATAATGCTATGGAGATCAAAACAATGTCTAAAGGAAATTACCAACTCAATAAGTTGCCGCAATATCGGGAAGCTAAGTTTTCTTCTACAAATAACGGGAATTTATACGGAGCGGAGGTTAATGAAAGAGGGCAGCTTATTTTTTCGCATCGAAATGCTAATGGTTTTAAGCAGCATAAAGTAATCCATGAGATGTGGTTGTATGGAATGGAAATACAACTTGAATTTAAAAAGAGTCCGAATTATCCTTACCAAGTTTTGGTTTTAAATCATAGGAAAAATTATCAATTTGAAGTCAGAGAATCTTTTGCGTGGAGAATAGATGGGAATCATCAATTGCAACCCATTTCTTTAGAACCAAGTCATCTTACAGGAGGTTTTTATAGAAATATATACCCAACGGAATTTAATAATGATGGAATGATTGATTTTGTAGCGGTTCTAAACGGAAAGTTGTTCAAATATCAAGCAAACAATATACAAGGAGGTTTTATAAAGTCTGTATTGTATCAGCATGTTAGTGTTCAGAATGCAACCTATTTCTATGCTAAAGATCTTAATGGAGATGGTTGGGAAGATATCATTTATCAAACAGCAAGCGCACTTCATATTCTTTGGATGAACAATGGAGCAGTTCAAAGTAGCTCGGTAAGGAATAATATAGGAGCAGAAAAACTGTTGGCAATAGCAGACTATGATCATGATGGAAACGTGGATCTACTAAGAAGTACAGATTATTTTTCTTTTGATGCTAATTCTGCATCCCAAATTTCATATTCACCTCAATATCCTATTAATATAGGAAGTCATTTTCAAGGTGGAGGTTTTTGGGATTCCGATAATTTATACGACCCCGTTTTTAACAATAACGGAAACAGTATTCTAAGTATTTCTACAATGGATACAACTTATAATTTTGGTGCAAAAACCAACTATTTTTTCGATTCTTTCGACTATGATTCGGATGGACAAAATGATTGGGTTGCAGTTCCTAAAATATCTTATGGTTACCCAACTCACAATGCTAATAATGAGAGTGCTATTGTGTATCGATCGAATATAATGGTTCCTATTATTAATTATAATATGAACCAGAGTTCTTATTTGGTAGGTGATACTTGTTTCGTAACAGTTCAGCAAAACCCTTATGAGGTTCTAAGTTTTTATAAGAACGGGAATTTCGTTTCGGATTCCACTTTTGTATGGAAAGATATTTTAAGTCAGTCAAGTACCCAGCTTCAAATGATGCTTCAAAGCCCTTTTGGAAAAGATTCTCTCAATATCACCATATTGGCAACAGAAGTGGGGATTGATGAAAATGATCAGCAAGAAATTGATATTTATCCAAATCCTACTCATGGAGTACTGCATATAAATTCCGATGCTCAATTATGGAAAAGAATGAGCATACACGGTATGAGTGGAAAACTCTTGATGCAATCTACGTATAAAAACCAATGGGATATTAGTCAACTCTCCAAAGGAGTTTATTTCTTGAAATTATCTAATGGAAGCAAAAGCGTGGTGACTAAAATACAAAGGGTGAATTGA
- a CDS encoding CoA transferase subunit B translates to MALSKQQIAQRIAQELKDGYYVNLGIGIPTLVANYIPEGMNVVLQSENGLLGMGPFPTEDKVDADMINAGKQTITTLDGSSIFSSAESFAMIRGQHVHLTVLGAMEVAENGDIANWKIPGKMVKGMGGAMDLVASARNIIVAMMHTNKKGQSKLLKACSLPLTGVECVTKVVSNLAVLEIKNGAFYLLERAPGVSVEEIQAATEGKLIVEGDIPEIQF, encoded by the coding sequence ATGGCATTATCAAAACAACAAATAGCCCAAAGAATAGCCCAAGAACTGAAAGACGGATACTATGTGAACCTCGGAATTGGAATTCCAACCTTGGTTGCCAACTATATTCCAGAAGGAATGAATGTAGTCTTACAATCTGAAAATGGATTATTAGGAATGGGTCCTTTTCCTACGGAAGATAAGGTGGATGCCGATATGATCAATGCAGGAAAACAAACCATCACGACATTAGATGGTTCTTCTATTTTTAGTTCTGCTGAAAGTTTTGCCATGATCCGTGGACAACATGTTCATTTAACAGTTTTGGGAGCGATGGAAGTAGCCGAAAATGGAGATATAGCCAACTGGAAAATCCCAGGGAAAATGGTAAAAGGTATGGGTGGAGCAATGGATTTGGTAGCATCTGCTAGAAACATCATTGTAGCCATGATGCACACTAACAAAAAGGGACAAAGTAAACTTCTTAAGGCTTGTAGCTTGCCACTTACAGGAGTGGAATGCGTAACAAAAGTAGTTTCTAATTTAGCCGTTCTGGAAATCAAAAATGGCGCTTTTTATTTATTAGAAAGAGCACCAGGAGTAAGTGTAGAAGAAATTCAAGCTGCCACAGAAGGAAAATTGATTGTGGAAGGAGATATTCCAGAGATTCAGTTTTAA
- the nadD gene encoding nicotinate (nicotinamide) nucleotide adenylyltransferase — protein sequence MKIGLFFGSFNPIHIGHLILANYLVEETDLDEVWLVVTPHNPFKKKSSLLADHHRLRMVEMALEPYDKLKASNIEFGLKKPSYTIDTLTVLKEKYPKHDFSIIMGADNLNHFHKWKNYEQILEFYSVYVYPRTTGKVTELDAHPKITRVNAPIIELSSTFIRQSIAEKKCVKPMLDTAVWQYIDEMNFYKPKPTF from the coding sequence ATGAAAATAGGTTTGTTTTTTGGTTCTTTTAATCCCATTCATATCGGGCATTTGATTTTAGCCAACTACTTGGTAGAAGAAACCGATTTAGATGAGGTGTGGCTGGTAGTTACTCCACACAATCCTTTTAAGAAAAAAAGTTCATTGCTTGCAGATCATCATAGATTGAGAATGGTGGAAATGGCTTTAGAACCTTATGATAAACTCAAAGCATCTAATATTGAGTTTGGACTCAAAAAACCTTCTTACACCATTGACACCCTTACTGTTTTAAAAGAAAAATATCCTAAACACGATTTTTCTATTATTATGGGAGCCGATAATCTAAATCATTTTCATAAATGGAAAAACTATGAGCAAATTTTAGAGTTTTATAGCGTTTATGTGTATCCACGCACCACAGGGAAAGTTACAGAGCTAGATGCTCACCCAAAAATTACCCGAGTAAATGCTCCTATTATTGAATTATCAAGTACCTTTATACGCCAATCTATTGCTGAAAAAAAATGCGTAAAACCGATGTTGGACACCGCAGTATGGCAATATATTGACGAAATGAATTTTTATAAACCCAAACCTACATTCTAA
- the gmk gene encoding guanylate kinase has protein sequence MHTQGKLIIFSAPSGAGKSTIINHILENYPSLTFSISACSRAPREGEEDGVHYYFLGTEGFKEQIEQDAFVEWEEVYKDNFYGTLKSELTRIWGNQQTAVFDLDVVGGVNLKKKFGDQALSIFIKPPSIEVLEERLRSRGTETEEKIQMRIGKAAKELEYAKHFDCIVENDILERALTKTSYLIEDFISQKTQLS, from the coding sequence ATGCACACCCAAGGCAAACTCATAATATTTTCAGCTCCTTCTGGAGCGGGGAAATCCACAATTATCAACCATATTTTGGAGAATTATCCCAGTCTTACCTTTTCTATTTCGGCTTGTAGCAGAGCACCAAGAGAAGGAGAGGAAGATGGCGTTCATTATTATTTTTTAGGAACAGAAGGCTTTAAGGAACAGATAGAGCAAGATGCTTTTGTAGAATGGGAAGAGGTTTATAAAGATAATTTTTACGGAACTTTAAAATCTGAACTAACAAGAATATGGGGTAACCAACAGACTGCTGTTTTCGATTTGGACGTAGTGGGTGGAGTGAATCTCAAAAAGAAATTTGGTGATCAAGCTTTGTCAATTTTTATCAAGCCTCCATCTATTGAAGTCTTGGAAGAAAGATTGAGAAGTAGAGGTACCGAAACCGAAGAAAAGATTCAAATGCGTATTGGGAAAGCCGCAAAAGAGCTGGAATATGCCAAACATTTTGACTGTATTGTGGAAAATGATATTCTGGAGCGAGCACTCACAAAAACCAGTTATTTAATTGAAGATTTTATCTCACAGAAAACACAATTGTCATGA
- a CDS encoding winged helix-turn-helix domain-containing protein encodes MIKSHFILLLFLSMISTFNFGQINSEIELEKISFRSIGHEFLLMLEDSTSRILPIQKNEHSYRMDIDREFAFEPDLLVLAVYKIYSQYGLTKNYIVEVKKCNSDEIVYSFYSNRQREKGLEPCKLRKLPKDCYQIYFTEVPTKNEQIIDYSLDYKVLISFLMVTILVLLYIILRKKNRKKSVEPKESLRIALGNYVFEPKKLLLTFENQSEELSTKESDLLLYFIQNENSVLERAAILNKVWNGNTTYLGRTLDVHISKLRKRLERDENIQILTVRGVGYKFVITD; translated from the coding sequence ATGATCAAATCACATTTTATATTACTACTTTTTTTGAGCATGATTTCTACCTTTAATTTTGGGCAAATAAATTCTGAAATTGAATTAGAAAAAATCTCCTTTAGAAGTATCGGGCACGAATTTCTTTTGATGCTTGAGGATAGTACTTCTAGGATTTTACCTATCCAAAAAAATGAACACTCTTATAGAATGGATATTGATAGAGAATTTGCCTTTGAACCCGATCTTTTGGTTTTAGCGGTTTATAAAATTTATTCGCAATACGGTCTTACCAAAAACTATATTGTAGAAGTAAAAAAATGCAATTCTGATGAAATAGTTTATAGTTTTTACTCCAATAGACAAAGAGAAAAAGGATTAGAACCTTGTAAACTAAGAAAACTCCCAAAAGATTGTTATCAAATATATTTCACGGAAGTCCCAACAAAAAACGAACAAATAATTGATTATTCATTGGATTATAAAGTTCTTATTAGTTTTCTGATGGTAACTATTTTGGTGTTGTTATACATCATCCTCAGAAAGAAAAACCGTAAAAAAAGTGTTGAACCAAAGGAATCATTACGTATTGCATTAGGAAATTATGTTTTCGAACCCAAAAAACTCCTTTTAACTTTTGAAAACCAAAGCGAAGAACTCTCTACTAAAGAATCAGATTTACTTTTGTATTTTATTCAGAATGAAAATTCTGTTTTAGAAAGAGCCGCTATTCTCAATAAAGTATGGAACGGGAATACCACATATTTAGGCAGAACCTTGGATGTGCATATTTCTAAACTGAGAAAAAGGCTAGAAAGAGATGAAAATATTCAAATCTTGACGGTTCGTGGGGTGGGGTACAAATTTGTTATCACTGACTGA
- a CDS encoding acyl carrier protein: MTIEEILKEVNEIFIDVLDDDDIELDMNTTADDVEDWDSLTHIQLVVATEKRFKIKFTAQEIRELANVGEYCELVKQKMA; encoded by the coding sequence ATGACAATTGAAGAAATTTTAAAAGAAGTTAACGAGATTTTTATCGACGTATTAGATGATGACGATATTGAGTTAGATATGAACACCACTGCCGATGATGTAGAGGATTGGGATTCATTAACACATATTCAGCTAGTAGTAGCTACAGAAAAACGCTTTAAAATAAAGTTTACAGCTCAAGAAATTAGAGAACTTGCCAATGTTGGTGAGTATTGCGAACTTGTAAAACAAAAAATGGCTTAA
- a CDS encoding HAD-IIIC family phosphatase has product MLTFNQLKKNLKKPTAGFKEIKVAILGDYATQFVRRAIEGYAIEKGYKLIVFEADYNQIDQQIENPNSTLYEFDPQYTFISQSSPKLLKKFQKCSSEEREIFAQNFIEKQKDYYQVLKERTKTKVVFDNFVEINDSVFGNFANKIANSFLFQLRKINFLMMEMVQELPDSYLLDLLSLQTELGNETVFDAKMYVNADMAYGLEFIPPLANGFTDILASIEGKFKKCLILDLDNTTWGGIIGDDGVEGIQVGDLGIGKAFTELQTWALELKNRGIILAICSKNTESVAKEPFEKHPEMVLRLSDISMFVANWENKADNIRHIKEVLNIGYDSMVFLDDNPFERNMVRTNVPEGITVPELPEDPAEYMSYIRTLNLFETASYSENDKKRTAQYQEQAKRAVARKKFTNEGDFLQSMEMSSKVEEFNNFNTPRVAQLSQRSNQFNLRTIRYTEDDVKQMAEDENVIDLTFTLDDKYGENGLICLLITKIKDQEAFIDTWIMSCRVLKRGMELFVLNTLAEIAKEKGITKLVGEYLPTPKNALVEDHYKNLGFVSENGLWVLDLHNFEPKKCFISKK; this is encoded by the coding sequence ATGCTTACATTCAATCAACTAAAGAAAAACTTAAAAAAGCCAACAGCAGGTTTTAAAGAAATAAAAGTAGCCATACTTGGAGATTATGCAACACAGTTTGTAAGAAGAGCTATAGAAGGCTATGCGATAGAAAAGGGTTATAAATTGATTGTTTTTGAGGCGGATTATAATCAAATTGATCAACAGATAGAAAACCCCAATTCTACTCTATATGAGTTTGATCCTCAATACACATTCATTAGTCAATCTTCTCCTAAACTACTCAAGAAATTTCAAAAATGCAGTTCTGAAGAAAGAGAAATATTTGCCCAAAATTTTATCGAAAAACAAAAAGATTATTATCAAGTTTTAAAAGAAAGAACCAAGACGAAAGTGGTCTTTGATAATTTTGTGGAGATAAACGATTCGGTTTTTGGAAATTTCGCCAATAAAATAGCGAATTCCTTTTTATTCCAGCTTAGGAAAATCAATTTCTTGATGATGGAAATGGTACAAGAACTCCCAGATTCTTACCTTCTAGATCTTTTGAGTCTTCAAACAGAGCTGGGAAATGAAACGGTTTTTGATGCAAAAATGTATGTAAATGCCGATATGGCTTATGGTTTGGAATTTATTCCACCTTTGGCAAACGGATTCACAGATATTCTTGCCTCTATAGAAGGAAAATTTAAAAAATGTCTGATTTTAGATTTGGATAATACCACTTGGGGTGGAATTATTGGAGACGACGGAGTAGAAGGAATCCAAGTGGGAGATTTGGGAATAGGAAAAGCCTTTACCGAGCTACAAACTTGGGCATTGGAATTGAAAAATAGAGGAATTATTCTAGCCATTTGTTCAAAAAATACAGAGTCTGTTGCTAAAGAACCCTTTGAAAAACATCCAGAAATGGTGCTTAGATTAAGTGATATTTCTATGTTTGTTGCAAACTGGGAGAATAAAGCCGATAATATTAGACATATCAAAGAAGTACTCAATATTGGGTATGACTCAATGGTATTTTTAGATGATAATCCTTTTGAAAGAAATATGGTAAGAACCAATGTTCCAGAAGGGATTACTGTACCCGAATTACCAGAAGACCCTGCAGAGTATATGAGTTATATTAGAACGCTCAATCTTTTTGAGACGGCTTCTTATTCTGAAAATGATAAAAAGAGAACGGCTCAATACCAAGAACAAGCAAAAAGAGCTGTTGCACGTAAGAAATTCACCAATGAGGGCGATTTTTTACAAAGTATGGAGATGTCTTCAAAGGTAGAGGAGTTTAATAACTTTAACACTCCAAGAGTTGCTCAGTTATCACAGAGGTCTAATCAATTTAATCTACGTACAATTCGTTACACCGAGGACGACGTAAAACAAATGGCGGAGGATGAAAATGTGATCGATTTAACCTTTACACTTGATGATAAATACGGGGAAAACGGACTAATTTGTTTATTGATTACTAAAATTAAAGATCAAGAAGCCTTTATTGATACTTGGATTATGAGTTGTAGAGTGCTCAAAAGAGGGATGGAGTTGTTTGTGTTGAATACTTTGGCAGAAATAGCAAAAGAAAAAGGAATCACAAAACTTGTGGGAGAATATTTACCTACTCCAAAGAATGCTTTGGTAGAAGATCATTATAAAAATCTGGGATTTGTTTCAGAAAATGGACTTTGGGTATTAGATTTGCACAATTTCGAACCAAAAAAATGTTTCATTAGTAAAAAATAA
- a CDS encoding beta-lactamase family protein, which translates to MKKVLISIVSLFIIGIIYIFSSGNTYLFKAWKNTYLSGSSKASIFDKEDFELATVSKGSTQEWQLSPTYNQKKLNTKITSELENQESVALLVFQKGKLDFEKYWGKGGINVTSNSFSMAKSVVSTLIGIAMKDNKIDNVFQPVTDFLPDFGKGLDKEKYFNHKLEIRHLLSMQAGLEWEEVYSKPSSTVRAYYGDDIKNQMLSLKVVKEPGSEYVYQSGATQLLAMILEKATGMTLAEYASQKLWKPLGARADATWHLEGSGEEIAFCCLNSTARDFARIGQLYLQKGKWNGQNLVPAPYIDIATQASNKKGNYGYQWWIESNYSKPFYYMQGFSGQYVAVIPDLDLVIVRLGEQTVDGQSLKIYVEEIIKMYS; encoded by the coding sequence ATGAAAAAGGTACTTATTTCAATTGTTTCTCTTTTTATTATCGGTATTATTTACATTTTTTCGTCTGGGAATACCTACCTATTCAAAGCTTGGAAGAACACTTACTTGTCAGGGAGTTCCAAAGCAAGCATTTTTGACAAAGAAGATTTTGAGCTTGCCACGGTCTCTAAAGGATCGACACAAGAATGGCAACTGAGCCCCACATACAATCAAAAAAAACTGAACACAAAGATCACTTCAGAACTTGAAAATCAAGAAAGTGTAGCTCTTTTAGTATTTCAAAAAGGAAAATTAGATTTCGAAAAATACTGGGGAAAAGGAGGTATCAATGTCACTTCAAATTCCTTTTCTATGGCAAAATCTGTGGTGAGTACTTTAATTGGAATTGCCATGAAAGACAATAAAATTGATAATGTTTTTCAACCTGTAACAGATTTTCTTCCAGATTTTGGAAAAGGACTTGATAAAGAAAAATATTTCAACCACAAACTAGAAATACGACATCTTTTGAGTATGCAAGCTGGTTTAGAGTGGGAGGAAGTATATAGCAAACCTTCAAGTACGGTAAGAGCCTATTATGGTGACGATATAAAAAATCAAATGCTTTCCCTAAAAGTAGTAAAAGAACCGGGTAGTGAATATGTTTACCAAAGTGGGGCAACTCAACTTTTGGCAATGATTTTAGAAAAAGCAACAGGAATGACCCTTGCAGAATATGCCTCTCAAAAATTATGGAAACCTTTAGGTGCAAGAGCAGATGCAACCTGGCACCTTGAAGGAAGCGGTGAGGAAATCGCTTTTTGTTGTTTAAACTCAACCGCAAGAGACTTTGCTAGAATAGGACAATTGTATCTACAAAAAGGAAAATGGAATGGACAAAACCTTGTTCCAGCTCCCTATATTGATATTGCTACCCAAGCCAGTAATAAAAAAGGAAATTATGGTTACCAATGGTGGATAGAATCTAATTACAGCAAGCCCTTCTATTATATGCAGGGTTTTTCTGGACAATATGTTGCCGTAATTCCAGATTTGGATTTAGTAATTGTTAGACTAGGAGAACAAACGGTAGATGGACAATCACTTAAAATTTATGTAGAGGAAATTATAAAAATGTATTCTTAA
- a CDS encoding superoxide dismutase, with protein MKFELPQLAYAYDALEPHFDAMTMEIHHSKHHAGYTAKLNAAIEGTEYAEMSIEEMMAKGESLPGGVRNNGGGYYNHRLFWNILSPNGGGKPSGAIAEAIDRDFGSFEKLQEEFNAAAATRFGSGWAWLCVKNGKLEVCSTPNQDNPLMGIGCSGTPILGLDVWEHAYYLKFQNRRPDYINAFWNLINWEQVQKNMENA; from the coding sequence ATGAAATTCGAATTACCACAATTAGCGTATGCATACGATGCATTAGAGCCACATTTTGACGCAATGACTATGGAAATTCACCATAGCAAACACCACGCAGGATATACTGCAAAACTCAATGCAGCCATTGAAGGTACAGAGTATGCCGAAATGAGTATTGAAGAAATGATGGCAAAGGGTGAGAGCCTTCCTGGAGGAGTAAGAAACAACGGAGGAGGTTATTATAATCACCGTCTTTTCTGGAATATTTTGAGTCCAAACGGTGGAGGAAAACCATCGGGAGCAATAGCTGAAGCAATTGATAGAGATTTTGGAAGCTTTGAAAAACTACAAGAAGAATTCAACGCTGCTGCTGCTACTAGATTTGGTTCTGGGTGGGCTTGGCTTTGTGTGAAAAACGGAAAACTAGAAGTTTGCTCTACCCCAAATCAAGATAACCCATTAATGGGTATTGGATGTAGTGGTACACCAATCTTAGGACTTGATGTATGGGAACATGCTTATTACTTAAAGTTTCAAAATCGTCGTCCTGATTATATCAATGCATTTTGGAATTTGATTAACTGGGAGCAAGTTCAAAAAAACATGGAAAATGCTTAA
- a CDS encoding helix-turn-helix domain-containing protein: MNSNQFKEIHIGKIIFELVQDKDFDNFDLTKLLNCDHNELMNMYESESLDASVLLKWSKILDYNLFMFYHTHLQIYSPSSARAQAPKENTKKVYPEFRKNYYSPEIKTFILELIEKKELEIQEIINRYSIPKTTIYRWIKKHNGATNNEVEKKKIIPKINDVNHKRIFKDMLKSHSSLKSTELLDKIDTIENIKDVIAINSEISKHLDSKYSKEMYQSLKSFDKDLISKILKEKKDNNLTTSEIARKYQVSRNTISRWESQYVK; this comes from the coding sequence ATGAACAGTAACCAATTTAAAGAAATCCATATTGGTAAGATTATTTTTGAATTAGTTCAAGATAAAGATTTCGATAATTTCGATTTAACAAAACTATTGAACTGTGACCATAATGAACTTATGAATATGTATGAAAGCGAAAGTCTAGATGCCTCTGTTTTATTAAAGTGGAGTAAGATTTTAGACTACAATCTATTCATGTTCTACCACACACATTTACAAATTTATAGTCCATCTTCTGCTAGAGCTCAAGCACCAAAAGAAAACACTAAAAAAGTATATCCTGAATTTAGAAAAAACTATTATTCACCTGAAATAAAAACTTTTATCCTTGAACTTATAGAAAAAAAGGAATTGGAAATTCAGGAAATCATCAATAGATATTCGATTCCAAAAACAACCATTTATCGCTGGATAAAAAAACATAATGGGGCAACGAATAATGAAGTTGAAAAAAAAAAGATTATTCCTAAAATAAATGATGTAAATCATAAGAGGATTTTCAAGGATATGCTGAAGTCTCATTCTTCTCTTAAAAGTACAGAATTATTAGACAAAATTGATACTATTGAGAATATAAAAGATGTAATTGCTATAAATAGTGAAATCAGTAAACACCTAGACAGCAAGTACTCAAAAGAGATGTATCAATCGTTAAAAAGCTTTGATAAAGATCTAATAAGCAAGATATTAAAAGAAAAGAAAGACAATAATTTAACAACCAGTGAAATCGCAAGAAAATACCAAGTAAGCCGAAATACTATTTCACGTTGGGAAAGCCAATATGTGAAATAA
- a CDS encoding response regulator transcription factor, with amino-acid sequence MNTEFGIFIVEDKTLTRLALEIMIKNNGFAFIGSEPTAEKAYELISENKSKVDLVLVDINLAGENDGFWLGKKLKDLEIPFVIITAYNDSKTLQGIIRSGAETHIMKPFVETNVITNIKLILEKYAKKDEEPDFIYIKSNRNKIKIDLKKVHFVKSEGNYIILFYDDQNYILRNSIPKFLEENTRDYLVRTHRRYIINLSRIDQFNSKEIVIKDEIIPISGSFKDHFNSRWSEIEKSNR; translated from the coding sequence ATGAATACAGAATTTGGAATTTTCATTGTTGAAGATAAAACTTTAACAAGATTAGCTTTAGAAATTATGATAAAAAATAATGGCTTTGCTTTCATTGGATCAGAGCCAACTGCCGAGAAAGCTTATGAACTGATTAGTGAAAACAAGTCTAAAGTTGACTTAGTATTAGTAGATATCAATTTAGCAGGTGAAAACGATGGTTTCTGGCTCGGAAAAAAACTCAAAGACTTAGAAATTCCCTTTGTAATTATCACCGCATACAATGATTCTAAAACACTTCAAGGGATTATTCGATCTGGTGCAGAGACGCATATTATGAAACCTTTCGTTGAGACGAATGTGATTACAAATATTAAGTTGATTCTTGAAAAATATGCGAAAAAGGATGAAGAACCAGATTTTATCTATATCAAAAGCAACAGAAATAAGATTAAAATTGATTTGAAGAAAGTTCACTTCGTAAAATCTGAAGGAAATTATATTATCTTATTCTACGATGATCAAAATTATATTCTACGAAATAGTATTCCAAAGTTCCTTGAAGAGAACACCAGAGACTATCTCGTGAGAACTCATCGTAGATATATTATCAATTTGAGCAGGATTGACCAGTTTAACTCTAAAGAAATTGTGATTAAAGATGAAATTATCCCCATCTCTGGTAGCTTTAAAGATCATTTCAATAGCCGATGGAGTGAAATTGAAAAATCTAATAGATAA